In a genomic window of Cyprinus carpio isolate SPL01 chromosome A10, ASM1834038v1, whole genome shotgun sequence:
- the LOC109107140 gene encoding CDC42 small effector protein 2-like yields the protein MSEFWLCFNCCIAEQPQPKRRRRIDRSMIGEPTNFVHTAHVGSGDIFSGMNSENSIQNQMQSKGGYGGEAMSVNVQMQLVDTKAG from the exons ATGAGTGAATTCTGGTTGTGCTTCAACTGCTGTATCGCCGAGCAGCCGCAGCCG AAGAGGCGGAGACGTATAGATCGGAGTATGATCGGCGAGCCAACCAATTTTGTCCACACGGCCCACGTAGGCTCTGGAGATATCTTCAGTGGCATGAACTCT GAGAACTCAATTCAGAACCAAATGCAGTCGAAAGGAGGCTATGGAGGAGAGGCCATGTCTGTTAACGTACAGATGCAGCTGGTGGATACAAAAGCAGGATAA